CTGGTTGGCGTTGTCCGGGATGATGGTGTCGAGTGCCGGCCGGCTTTCGTCGCCCAGTACTGCATAGGGCTGGGCCGGGGCCGTTTCCTCGCAGTTTTGGGGCATGTAGCTCAGCAGCTGCTTGAGCTGCTGGATGCACACCACCTCATTGGCGGCCGTGAAGTGCGTGACGCCGCTCTTGGTGCTGTGGGTGCTGGCGCCGCCCAGCTCTTCGCTGGTCACGTTCTCGTGGGTCACGGTTTTCACCACGCTGGGGCCCGTCACGAACATGTAGCTCGTGTCCTCCACCATCAGAATGAAGTCGGTGATGGCCGGCGAATACACCGCGCCGCCCGCGCAGGGCCCCATGATGGCCGAGAACTGCGGCACCACGCCGCTGGCCAGCGTATTCTTATAGAAAATATCGGCGTAGCCGCCCAGGCTCACCACGCCTTCCTGGATGCGGGCCCCGCCGGAGTCGTTTAGCCCAATCACGGGGGCCCCGTTCTTCAGGGCCAGGTCCATAATTTTCACGATTTTCTCGGCGTGGGTTTCGCTCAGCGAACCACCGAATACCGTGAAATCCTGCGAGAAAACGTACACCAGCCGGCCGTGCACTGTGCCGTAGCCCGTCACTACGCCGTCGCCCAAGTAGTGCTCCTTATCAAGGCCAAAATCACGGGCCCGGTGCATCACGAATTTGCCAATTTCCTCAAACGAGCCTTCGTCGAGCAGCAAATCCAGCCGCTCGCGGGCTGTGAGCTTGCCTTTTTTGTGCTGCGAGTCGATGCGGGCCTGGCCGCCGCCGAGCAGGGCTTCCTCGTTTTTGCGGGCTAATAAATCGGTTTTGGTAAGGGCGTCGTGAACGTGTGGGTCGGGCATTGCGGGTGGGAGCGAAGCGAGAAAAGTAGGGCCCCAAAGATAGGCGGCAGGCCAGGCAAAAGCGCCGGAAATTCAGCTTAGGAATTCAGGCCCAGTACCAGCAGCATGAACGCGAACTGCCGCGCCGTGTCGTCGATGGATTTGAACCGGCCGGAGGCCCCGCCGTGGCCGGCGGCCATGTCGGTGTGCAGCAGCAGCAAGTTGTGGTCGGTTTTGGTGGCGCGTAGCTTAGCCACCCACTTGGCCGGCTCGTAGTACTGCACCTGGGAGTCGTGCAAGCCGGTGGTTACCAGTAGGTTGGGGTAGACTTGGGCTTTCACGTTGTCGTAGGGCGAATACGAGAGCATGTACTTAAAGTAAGGCTCGTCG
This genomic stretch from Hymenobacter sp. PAMC 26628 harbors:
- a CDS encoding acyl-CoA carboxylase subunit beta, translating into MPDPHVHDALTKTDLLARKNEEALLGGGQARIDSQHKKGKLTARERLDLLLDEGSFEEIGKFVMHRARDFGLDKEHYLGDGVVTGYGTVHGRLVYVFSQDFTVFGGSLSETHAEKIVKIMDLALKNGAPVIGLNDSGGARIQEGVVSLGGYADIFYKNTLASGVVPQFSAIMGPCAGGAVYSPAITDFILMVEDTSYMFVTGPSVVKTVTHENVTSEELGGASTHSTKSGVTHFTAANEVVCIQQLKQLLSYMPQNCEETAPAQPYAVLGDESRPALDTIIPDNANQPYDIREVIEGLVDAGSFMEVHQRFAENIVVGFARLAGRSLGIVGNQPAVLAGVLDINASTKAARFVRFCDSFNIPLLVLEDVPGFLPGTDQEWRGIITNGAKLLYAFCEATVPRITVITRKAYGGAYDVMNSKHIGADLNFAWPTAEIAVMGAKGAAEIIFKREIAAADDPAAKLQEKVADYQEKFATPYRAAHRGFVDEVILPSQTRQKLIRAFKMLENKVDTLPRKKHGNIPL